The Macaca thibetana thibetana isolate TM-01 chromosome 11, ASM2454274v1, whole genome shotgun sequence genome window below encodes:
- the SMARCC2 gene encoding SWI/SNF complex subunit SMARCC2 isoform X7: MAVRKKDGGPNVKYYEAADTVTQFDNVRLWLGKNYKKYIQAEPPTNKSLSSLVVQLLQFQEEVFGKHVSNAPLTKLPIKCFLDFKAGGSLCHILAAAYKFKSDQGWRRYDFQNPSRMDRNVEMFMTIEKSLVQNNCLSRPNIFLCPEIEPKLLGKLKDIIKRHQGTVTEDKNNASHVVYPVPGNLEEEEWVRPVMKRDKQVLLHWGYYPDSYDTWIPASEIEASVEDAPTPEKPRKIHAKWILDTDTFNEWMNEEDYEVNDDKNPVSRRKKISAKTLTDEVNSPDSDRRDKKGGNYKKRKRSPSPSPTPEAKKKNAKKGPSTPYTKSKRGHREEEQEDLTKDMDEPSPVPNVEEVTLPKTVNTKKDSESAPVKGGTMTDLDEQEDESMETTGKDEDENSTGNKGEQTKNPDLHEDNVTEQTHHIIIPSYAAWFDYNSVHAIERRALPEFFNGKNKSKTPEIYLAYRNFMIDTYRLNPQEYLTSTACRRNLAGDVCAIMRVHAFLEQWGLINYQVDAESRPTPMGPPPTSHFHVLADTPSGLVPLQPKTPQGRQVDADTKAGRKGKELDDLVPETAKGKPELQTSASQQMLNFPDKGKEKPTDMQNFGLRTDMYTKKNVPSKSKAAASATREWTEQETLLLLEALEMYKDDWNKVSEHVGSRTQDECILHFLRLPIEDPYLEDSEASLGPLAYQPIPFSQSGNPVMSTVAFLASVVDPRVASAAAKSALEEFSKMKEEVPTALVEAHVRKVEEAAKVTGKADPAFGLESSGIAGTTSDEPERIEESGNDEARVEGQATDEKKEPKEPREGGGAIEEEAKEKTSEAPKKDEEKGKEGDSEKESEKSDGDPIVDPEKEKEPKEGQEEVLKEVVESEGERKTKVERDIGEGNLSTAAAAALAAAAVKAKHLAAVEERKIKSLVALLVETQMKKLEIKLRHFEELETIMDREREALEYQRQQLLADRQAFHMEQLKYAEMRARQQHFQQMHQQQQQPPPALPPGSQPIPPTGAAGPPAVHGLAVAPASVVPAPAGSGAPPGSLGPSEQIGQAGSTAGPQQQQPAGAPQPGAVPPGVPPPGPHGPSPFPNQQTPPSMMPGAVPGSGHPGVADPGTPLPPDPTAPSPGTVTPVPPPQ, translated from the exons GCGGCGTTACGATTTCCAGAATCCATCACGCATGGACCGCAATGTGGAAATGTTTATGACCATCGAGAAGTCCTTGGTGCAG AATAATTGCCTGTCTCGACCTAACATTTTTCTGTGCCCAGAAATTGAGCCCAAACTACTAGGGAAATTAAAGGACATTATCAAGAGACACCAG GGAACAGTCACTGAGGATAAGAACAATGCCTCCCATGTTGTGTATCCTGTCCCGGGGAATCTAGAAGAAG AGGAATGGGTACGACCAGTCATGAAGAGGGATAAGCAGGTTCTTCTGCACTGGGGCTACTATCCTGACAG TTATGACACATGGATCCCAGCGAGTGAAATTGAAGCATCTGTGGAAGATGCTCCAACTCCTGAGAAACCTAGGAAG ATTCATGCAAAGTGGATCCTGGACACCGACACCttcaatgaatggatgaatgaggaAGACTACGAAGTAAATGATGACAAAAACCCTGTCTCCCGCCGAAAGAAGATTTCAGCCAAGACATTGACAGATGAG GTGAACAGCCCAGATTCAGATCGACGGGACAAGAAGGGGGGAAACTATAAGAAGAGGAAGCGCTCCCCCTCTCCTTCGCCAACCCCAGAAGCGAAGAAGAAAAATGCTAAGAAAGG TCCCTCAACACCTTATACTAAGTCAAAGCGTGGCCACAGAGAAGAGGAGCAAGAAGACCTCACAAAGGACATGGACGAGCCCTCACCAGTCCCCAATGTAGAAGAGGTGACACTTCCCAAAACAG TTAACACAAAGAAAGACTCAGAGTCGGCCCCAGTCAAAGGCGGCACCATGACTGACCTAG ATGAACAGGAAGATGAAAGCATGGAGACGACGGGCAAG GATGAGGATGAGAACAGTACGGGGAACAAGGGAGAGCAGACCAAGAATCCAGACCTGCATGAGGACAACGTGACTGAACAGACCCACCACATCATCATTCCCAGCTATGCTGCCTGGTTTGACTACAATAG CGTTCATGCCATTGAGCGGAGGGCTCTCCCCGAGTTCTTCAACGGCAAGAACAAGTCCAAGACTCCAGAGAT CTACCTGGCCTATCGAAACTTTATGATTGACACTTACCGACTGAACCCCCAAGAGTATCTTACCTCTACCGCCTGTCGCCGAAACCTAGCGGGTGATGTCTGTGCCATCATGAG GGTCCATGCCTTCCTAGAACAGTGGGGTCTTATTAACTACCAGGTGGATGCTGAGAGTCGACCAACCCCAATGGGGCCTCCGCCTACCTCTCACTTCCATGTCTTGGCTGACACACCATCAGGGCTGGTGCCTCTGCAGCCCAAGACCCCTCAG GGCCGCCAGGTTGATGCTGATACCAAGGCTGGGCGAAAGGGCAAAGAGCTGGATGACCTGGTGCCAGAGACGGCTAAGGGCAAGCCAGAGCTG CAGACCTCTGCTTCCCAACAAATGCTCAACTTTCCTgacaaaggcaaagagaaaccaACAGACATGCAAAACTTTGGGCTGCGCACAGACATGTACACAAAAAAGAATGTTCCCTCCAAG AGCAAAGCTGCAGCCAGTGCCACTCGTGAGTGGACAGAACAGGAAACCCTGCTTCTCCTGGAG GCACTGGAAATGTACAAAGATGACTGGAACAAAGTGTCCGAGCATGTGGGAAGCCGCACACAGGACGAGTGCATCTTGCATTTTCTTCGTCTTCCCATTGAAGACCCATACCTGGAGGACTCAGAGGCCTCCCTAGGCCCCCTGGCCTACCAACCCATCCCCTTCAGTCAGTCGGGCAACCCTGTTATGAGCACTGTTGCCTTCTTGGCCTCTGTCGTCGATCCCCGAGTCGCCTCTGCTGCTGCAAAGTCAGCCCTAG AGGAGTTCTCCAAAATGAAGGAAGAAGTACCCACGGCCTTGGTGGAGGCCCATGTTCGGAAAGTGGAAGAAGCAGCCAAAGTAACAGGCAAGGCGGACCCTGCCTTCGGTCTGGAAAGCAGTGGCATTGCAGGAACCACCTCTGATGAGCCTGAGCGGATTG AGGAGAGCGGGAATGACGAGGCTCGGGTGGAAGGCCAGGCCACAGATGAGAAGAAGGAGCCCAAG GAACCCCGAGAAGGAGGGGGTGCCATAGAGGAGGAAGCAAAGGAGAAAACCAGCGAGGCTCCCAAGAAGGatgaggagaaagggaaagaaggtgaCAGTGAGAAGGAGTCTGAGAAGAGTGATGGAGACCCGATAG TCGATCcggagaaggagaaggagccaaaggaagggcaggaggaagTGCTGAAGGAAGTGGTGGAGTCTGAGGgggaaaggaagacaaaggtgGAGCGGGACATTGGCGAGGGCAACCTCTCCACCGCCGCTGCTGCCGCCCTGGCTGCTGCCGCAGTGAAAGCCAAG CACTTGGCTGCTGTTGAGGAAAGGAAGATCAAATCTTTGGTGGCCCTGCTGGTGGAGACCCAGATGAAAAAGTTGGAGATCAAACTTCGGCACTTTGAGGAGCTGGAGACTATCATGGACCGGGAGCGAGAAGCA CTGGAGTATCAGAGGCAGCAGCTCCTGGCCGACAGACAAGCCTTCCACATGGAGCAGCTGAAGTATGCGGAGATGAGGGCTCGGCAGCAGCACTTCCAACAGATGcaccaacagcagcagcagccaccgcCAGCCCTGCCCCCAGGCTCCCAGCCTATCCCCCCGACAGGGGCTGCTGGGCCACCCGCAGTCCATGGCTTGGCTGTGGCTCCAGCCTCTGTAGTCCCTGCTCCTGCTGGCAGTGGGGCCCCTCCAGGAAGCTTGGGCCCTTCTGAACAGATTGGGCAGGCAGGGTCAACTGCAGGGCCACAGCAGCAGCAACCAGCTGGAGCCCCCCAGCCTGGGGCAGTCCCACCAGGGGTTCCCCCCCCTGGACCCCATG GCCCCTCACCGTTCCCCAACCAACAAACTCCTCCCTCAATGATGCCAGGGGCAGTGCCAGGCAGCGGGCACCCAGGCGTGGCGG ACCCAGGCACCCCCCTGCCTCCAGACCCCACAGCCCCGAGCCCAGGCACGGTCACCCCTGTGCCACCTCCACAGTGA
- the SMARCC2 gene encoding SWI/SNF complex subunit SMARCC2 isoform X5 encodes MAVRKKDGGPNVKYYEAADTVTQFDNVRLWLGKNYKKYIQAEPPTNKSLSSLVVQLLQFQEEVFGKHVSNAPLTKLPIKCFLDFKAGGSLCHILAAAYKFKSDQGWRRYDFQNPSRMDRNVEMFMTIEKSLVQNNCLSRPNIFLCPEIEPKLLGKLKDIIKRHQGTVTEDKNNASHVVYPVPGNLEEEEWVRPVMKRDKQVLLHWGYYPDSYDTWIPASEIEASVEDAPTPEKPRKIHAKWILDTDTFNEWMNEEDYEVNDDKNPVSRRKKISAKTLTDEVNSPDSDRRDKKGGNYKKRKRSPSPSPTPEAKKKNAKKGPSTPYTKSKRGHREEEQEDLTKDMDEPSPVPNVEEVTLPKTVNTKKDSESAPVKGGTMTDLDEQEDESMETTGKDEDENSTGNKGEQTKNPDLHEDNVTEQTHHIIIPSYAAWFDYNSVHAIERRALPEFFNGKNKSKTPEIYLAYRNFMIDTYRLNPQEYLTSTACRRNLAGDVCAIMRVHAFLEQWGLINYQVDAESRPTPMGPPPTSHFHVLADTPSGLVPLQPKTPQGRQVDADTKAGRKGKELDDLVPETAKGKPELQTSASQQMLNFPDKGKEKPTDMQNFGLRTDMYTKKNVPSKSKAAASATREWTEQETLLLLEALEMYKDDWNKVSEHVGSRTQDECILHFLRLPIEDPYLEDSEASLGPLAYQPIPFSQSGNPVMSTVAFLASVVDPRVASAAAKSALEEFSKMKEEVPTALVEAHVRKVEEAAKVTGKADPAFGLESSGIAGTTSDEPERIEESGNDEARVEGQATDEKKEPKEPREGGGAIEEEAKEKTSEAPKKDEEKGKEGDSEKESEKSDGDPIVDPEKEKEPKEGQEEVLKEVVESEGERKTKVERDIGEGNLSTAAAAALAAAAVKAKHLAAVEERKIKSLVALLVETQMKKLEIKLRHFEELETIMDREREALEYQRQQLLADRQAFHMEQLKYAEMRARQQHFQQMHQQQQQPPPALPPGSQPIPPTGAAGPPAVHGLAVAPASVVPAPAGSGAPPGSLGPSEQIGQAGSTAGPQQQQPAGAPQPGAVPPGVPPPGPHGPSPFPNQQTPPSMMPGAVPGSGHPGVAAQSPAIVAAVQGNLLPSASPLPDPGTPLPPDPTAPSPGTVTPVPPPQ; translated from the exons GCGGCGTTACGATTTCCAGAATCCATCACGCATGGACCGCAATGTGGAAATGTTTATGACCATCGAGAAGTCCTTGGTGCAG AATAATTGCCTGTCTCGACCTAACATTTTTCTGTGCCCAGAAATTGAGCCCAAACTACTAGGGAAATTAAAGGACATTATCAAGAGACACCAG GGAACAGTCACTGAGGATAAGAACAATGCCTCCCATGTTGTGTATCCTGTCCCGGGGAATCTAGAAGAAG AGGAATGGGTACGACCAGTCATGAAGAGGGATAAGCAGGTTCTTCTGCACTGGGGCTACTATCCTGACAG TTATGACACATGGATCCCAGCGAGTGAAATTGAAGCATCTGTGGAAGATGCTCCAACTCCTGAGAAACCTAGGAAG ATTCATGCAAAGTGGATCCTGGACACCGACACCttcaatgaatggatgaatgaggaAGACTACGAAGTAAATGATGACAAAAACCCTGTCTCCCGCCGAAAGAAGATTTCAGCCAAGACATTGACAGATGAG GTGAACAGCCCAGATTCAGATCGACGGGACAAGAAGGGGGGAAACTATAAGAAGAGGAAGCGCTCCCCCTCTCCTTCGCCAACCCCAGAAGCGAAGAAGAAAAATGCTAAGAAAGG TCCCTCAACACCTTATACTAAGTCAAAGCGTGGCCACAGAGAAGAGGAGCAAGAAGACCTCACAAAGGACATGGACGAGCCCTCACCAGTCCCCAATGTAGAAGAGGTGACACTTCCCAAAACAG TTAACACAAAGAAAGACTCAGAGTCGGCCCCAGTCAAAGGCGGCACCATGACTGACCTAG ATGAACAGGAAGATGAAAGCATGGAGACGACGGGCAAG GATGAGGATGAGAACAGTACGGGGAACAAGGGAGAGCAGACCAAGAATCCAGACCTGCATGAGGACAACGTGACTGAACAGACCCACCACATCATCATTCCCAGCTATGCTGCCTGGTTTGACTACAATAG CGTTCATGCCATTGAGCGGAGGGCTCTCCCCGAGTTCTTCAACGGCAAGAACAAGTCCAAGACTCCAGAGAT CTACCTGGCCTATCGAAACTTTATGATTGACACTTACCGACTGAACCCCCAAGAGTATCTTACCTCTACCGCCTGTCGCCGAAACCTAGCGGGTGATGTCTGTGCCATCATGAG GGTCCATGCCTTCCTAGAACAGTGGGGTCTTATTAACTACCAGGTGGATGCTGAGAGTCGACCAACCCCAATGGGGCCTCCGCCTACCTCTCACTTCCATGTCTTGGCTGACACACCATCAGGGCTGGTGCCTCTGCAGCCCAAGACCCCTCAG GGCCGCCAGGTTGATGCTGATACCAAGGCTGGGCGAAAGGGCAAAGAGCTGGATGACCTGGTGCCAGAGACGGCTAAGGGCAAGCCAGAGCTG CAGACCTCTGCTTCCCAACAAATGCTCAACTTTCCTgacaaaggcaaagagaaaccaACAGACATGCAAAACTTTGGGCTGCGCACAGACATGTACACAAAAAAGAATGTTCCCTCCAAG AGCAAAGCTGCAGCCAGTGCCACTCGTGAGTGGACAGAACAGGAAACCCTGCTTCTCCTGGAG GCACTGGAAATGTACAAAGATGACTGGAACAAAGTGTCCGAGCATGTGGGAAGCCGCACACAGGACGAGTGCATCTTGCATTTTCTTCGTCTTCCCATTGAAGACCCATACCTGGAGGACTCAGAGGCCTCCCTAGGCCCCCTGGCCTACCAACCCATCCCCTTCAGTCAGTCGGGCAACCCTGTTATGAGCACTGTTGCCTTCTTGGCCTCTGTCGTCGATCCCCGAGTCGCCTCTGCTGCTGCAAAGTCAGCCCTAG AGGAGTTCTCCAAAATGAAGGAAGAAGTACCCACGGCCTTGGTGGAGGCCCATGTTCGGAAAGTGGAAGAAGCAGCCAAAGTAACAGGCAAGGCGGACCCTGCCTTCGGTCTGGAAAGCAGTGGCATTGCAGGAACCACCTCTGATGAGCCTGAGCGGATTG AGGAGAGCGGGAATGACGAGGCTCGGGTGGAAGGCCAGGCCACAGATGAGAAGAAGGAGCCCAAG GAACCCCGAGAAGGAGGGGGTGCCATAGAGGAGGAAGCAAAGGAGAAAACCAGCGAGGCTCCCAAGAAGGatgaggagaaagggaaagaaggtgaCAGTGAGAAGGAGTCTGAGAAGAGTGATGGAGACCCGATAG TCGATCcggagaaggagaaggagccaaaggaagggcaggaggaagTGCTGAAGGAAGTGGTGGAGTCTGAGGgggaaaggaagacaaaggtgGAGCGGGACATTGGCGAGGGCAACCTCTCCACCGCCGCTGCTGCCGCCCTGGCTGCTGCCGCAGTGAAAGCCAAG CACTTGGCTGCTGTTGAGGAAAGGAAGATCAAATCTTTGGTGGCCCTGCTGGTGGAGACCCAGATGAAAAAGTTGGAGATCAAACTTCGGCACTTTGAGGAGCTGGAGACTATCATGGACCGGGAGCGAGAAGCA CTGGAGTATCAGAGGCAGCAGCTCCTGGCCGACAGACAAGCCTTCCACATGGAGCAGCTGAAGTATGCGGAGATGAGGGCTCGGCAGCAGCACTTCCAACAGATGcaccaacagcagcagcagccaccgcCAGCCCTGCCCCCAGGCTCCCAGCCTATCCCCCCGACAGGGGCTGCTGGGCCACCCGCAGTCCATGGCTTGGCTGTGGCTCCAGCCTCTGTAGTCCCTGCTCCTGCTGGCAGTGGGGCCCCTCCAGGAAGCTTGGGCCCTTCTGAACAGATTGGGCAGGCAGGGTCAACTGCAGGGCCACAGCAGCAGCAACCAGCTGGAGCCCCCCAGCCTGGGGCAGTCCCACCAGGGGTTCCCCCCCCTGGACCCCATG GCCCCTCACCGTTCCCCAACCAACAAACTCCTCCCTCAATGATGCCAGGGGCAGTGCCAGGCAGCGGGCACCCAGGCGTGGCGG CCCAAAGCCCTGCCATTGTGGCAGCTGTTCAGGGCAACCTCCTGCCCAGTGCCAGCCCACTGCCAG ACCCAGGCACCCCCCTGCCTCCAGACCCCACAGCCCCGAGCCCAGGCACGGTCACCCCTGTGCCACCTCCACAGTGA
- the SMARCC2 gene encoding SWI/SNF complex subunit SMARCC2 isoform X1, which translates to MAVRKKDGGPNVKYYEAADTVTQFDNVRLWLGKNYKKYIQAEPPTNKSLSSLVVQLLQFQEEVFGKHVSNAPLTKLPIKCFLDFKAGGSLCHILAAAYKFKSDQGWRRYDFQNPSRMDRNVEMFMTIEKSLVQNNCLSRPNIFLCPEIEPKLLGKLKDIIKRHQGTVTEDKNNASHVVYPVPGNLEEEEWVRPVMKRDKQVLLHWGYYPDSYDTWIPASEIEASVEDAPTPEKPRKIHAKWILDTDTFNEWMNEEDYEVNDDKNPVSRRKKISAKTLTDEVNSPDSDRRDKKGGNYKKRKRSPSPSPTPEAKKKNAKKGPSTPYTKSKRGHREEEQEDLTKDMDEPSPVPNVEEVTLPKTVNTKKDSESAPVKGGTMTDLDEQEDESMETTGKDEDENSTGNKGEQTKNPDLHEDNVTEQTHHIIIPSYAAWFDYNSVHAIERRALPEFFNGKNKSKTPEIYLAYRNFMIDTYRLNPQEYLTSTACRRNLAGDVCAIMRVHAFLEQWGLINYQVDAESRPTPMGPPPTSHFHVLADTPSGLVPLQPKTPQGRQVDADTKAGRKGKELDDLVPETAKGKPELQTSASQQMLNFPDKGKEKPTDMQNFGLRTDMYTKKNVPSKSKAAASATREWTEQETLLLLEALEMYKDDWNKVSEHVGSRTQDECILHFLRLPIEDPYLEDSEASLGPLAYQPIPFSQSGNPVMSTVAFLASVVDPRVASAAAKSALEEFSKMKEEVPTALVEAHVRKVEEAAKVTGKADPAFGLESSGIAGTTSDEPERIEESGNDEARVEGQATDEKKEPKEPREGGGAIEEEAKEKTSEAPKKDEEKGKEGDSEKESEKSDGDPIVDPEKEKEPKEGQEEVLKEVVESEGERKTKVERDIGEGNLSTAAAAALAAAAVKAKHLAAVEERKIKSLVALLVETQMKKLEIKLRHFEELETIMDREREALEYQRQQLLADRQAFHMEQLKYAEMRARQQHFQQMHQQQQQPPPALPPGSQPIPPTGAAGPPAVHGLAVAPASVVPAPAGSGAPPGSLGPSEQIGQAGSTAGPQQQQPAGAPQPGAVPPGVPPPGPHGPSPFPNQQTPPSMMPGAVPGSGHPGVAGNAPLGLPFGMPPPPPPPAPSIIPFGSLADSISINLPPPPNLHGHHHHLPFAPGTLPPPNLPVSMANPLHPNLPATTTMPSSLPLGPGLGSAAAQSPAIVAAVQGNLLPSASPLPDPGTPLPPDPTAPSPGTVTPVPPPQ; encoded by the exons GCGGCGTTACGATTTCCAGAATCCATCACGCATGGACCGCAATGTGGAAATGTTTATGACCATCGAGAAGTCCTTGGTGCAG AATAATTGCCTGTCTCGACCTAACATTTTTCTGTGCCCAGAAATTGAGCCCAAACTACTAGGGAAATTAAAGGACATTATCAAGAGACACCAG GGAACAGTCACTGAGGATAAGAACAATGCCTCCCATGTTGTGTATCCTGTCCCGGGGAATCTAGAAGAAG AGGAATGGGTACGACCAGTCATGAAGAGGGATAAGCAGGTTCTTCTGCACTGGGGCTACTATCCTGACAG TTATGACACATGGATCCCAGCGAGTGAAATTGAAGCATCTGTGGAAGATGCTCCAACTCCTGAGAAACCTAGGAAG ATTCATGCAAAGTGGATCCTGGACACCGACACCttcaatgaatggatgaatgaggaAGACTACGAAGTAAATGATGACAAAAACCCTGTCTCCCGCCGAAAGAAGATTTCAGCCAAGACATTGACAGATGAG GTGAACAGCCCAGATTCAGATCGACGGGACAAGAAGGGGGGAAACTATAAGAAGAGGAAGCGCTCCCCCTCTCCTTCGCCAACCCCAGAAGCGAAGAAGAAAAATGCTAAGAAAGG TCCCTCAACACCTTATACTAAGTCAAAGCGTGGCCACAGAGAAGAGGAGCAAGAAGACCTCACAAAGGACATGGACGAGCCCTCACCAGTCCCCAATGTAGAAGAGGTGACACTTCCCAAAACAG TTAACACAAAGAAAGACTCAGAGTCGGCCCCAGTCAAAGGCGGCACCATGACTGACCTAG ATGAACAGGAAGATGAAAGCATGGAGACGACGGGCAAG GATGAGGATGAGAACAGTACGGGGAACAAGGGAGAGCAGACCAAGAATCCAGACCTGCATGAGGACAACGTGACTGAACAGACCCACCACATCATCATTCCCAGCTATGCTGCCTGGTTTGACTACAATAG CGTTCATGCCATTGAGCGGAGGGCTCTCCCCGAGTTCTTCAACGGCAAGAACAAGTCCAAGACTCCAGAGAT CTACCTGGCCTATCGAAACTTTATGATTGACACTTACCGACTGAACCCCCAAGAGTATCTTACCTCTACCGCCTGTCGCCGAAACCTAGCGGGTGATGTCTGTGCCATCATGAG GGTCCATGCCTTCCTAGAACAGTGGGGTCTTATTAACTACCAGGTGGATGCTGAGAGTCGACCAACCCCAATGGGGCCTCCGCCTACCTCTCACTTCCATGTCTTGGCTGACACACCATCAGGGCTGGTGCCTCTGCAGCCCAAGACCCCTCAG GGCCGCCAGGTTGATGCTGATACCAAGGCTGGGCGAAAGGGCAAAGAGCTGGATGACCTGGTGCCAGAGACGGCTAAGGGCAAGCCAGAGCTG CAGACCTCTGCTTCCCAACAAATGCTCAACTTTCCTgacaaaggcaaagagaaaccaACAGACATGCAAAACTTTGGGCTGCGCACAGACATGTACACAAAAAAGAATGTTCCCTCCAAG AGCAAAGCTGCAGCCAGTGCCACTCGTGAGTGGACAGAACAGGAAACCCTGCTTCTCCTGGAG GCACTGGAAATGTACAAAGATGACTGGAACAAAGTGTCCGAGCATGTGGGAAGCCGCACACAGGACGAGTGCATCTTGCATTTTCTTCGTCTTCCCATTGAAGACCCATACCTGGAGGACTCAGAGGCCTCCCTAGGCCCCCTGGCCTACCAACCCATCCCCTTCAGTCAGTCGGGCAACCCTGTTATGAGCACTGTTGCCTTCTTGGCCTCTGTCGTCGATCCCCGAGTCGCCTCTGCTGCTGCAAAGTCAGCCCTAG AGGAGTTCTCCAAAATGAAGGAAGAAGTACCCACGGCCTTGGTGGAGGCCCATGTTCGGAAAGTGGAAGAAGCAGCCAAAGTAACAGGCAAGGCGGACCCTGCCTTCGGTCTGGAAAGCAGTGGCATTGCAGGAACCACCTCTGATGAGCCTGAGCGGATTG AGGAGAGCGGGAATGACGAGGCTCGGGTGGAAGGCCAGGCCACAGATGAGAAGAAGGAGCCCAAG GAACCCCGAGAAGGAGGGGGTGCCATAGAGGAGGAAGCAAAGGAGAAAACCAGCGAGGCTCCCAAGAAGGatgaggagaaagggaaagaaggtgaCAGTGAGAAGGAGTCTGAGAAGAGTGATGGAGACCCGATAG TCGATCcggagaaggagaaggagccaaaggaagggcaggaggaagTGCTGAAGGAAGTGGTGGAGTCTGAGGgggaaaggaagacaaaggtgGAGCGGGACATTGGCGAGGGCAACCTCTCCACCGCCGCTGCTGCCGCCCTGGCTGCTGCCGCAGTGAAAGCCAAG CACTTGGCTGCTGTTGAGGAAAGGAAGATCAAATCTTTGGTGGCCCTGCTGGTGGAGACCCAGATGAAAAAGTTGGAGATCAAACTTCGGCACTTTGAGGAGCTGGAGACTATCATGGACCGGGAGCGAGAAGCA CTGGAGTATCAGAGGCAGCAGCTCCTGGCCGACAGACAAGCCTTCCACATGGAGCAGCTGAAGTATGCGGAGATGAGGGCTCGGCAGCAGCACTTCCAACAGATGcaccaacagcagcagcagccaccgcCAGCCCTGCCCCCAGGCTCCCAGCCTATCCCCCCGACAGGGGCTGCTGGGCCACCCGCAGTCCATGGCTTGGCTGTGGCTCCAGCCTCTGTAGTCCCTGCTCCTGCTGGCAGTGGGGCCCCTCCAGGAAGCTTGGGCCCTTCTGAACAGATTGGGCAGGCAGGGTCAACTGCAGGGCCACAGCAGCAGCAACCAGCTGGAGCCCCCCAGCCTGGGGCAGTCCCACCAGGGGTTCCCCCCCCTGGACCCCATG GCCCCTCACCGTTCCCCAACCAACAAACTCCTCCCTCAATGATGCCAGGGGCAGTGCCAGGCAGCGGGCACCCAGGCGTGGCGGGTAATGCTCCTTTGGGTTTGCCTTTTGGCatgccgcctcctcctcctcctcctgctccatccATCATCCCATTTGGTAGTCTAGCTGACTCCATCAGTATTAACCTCCCCCCTCCTCCTAACCTGCATGGGCATCACCACCATCTCCCGTTCGCCCCGGGCACTCTCCCCCCACCTAACCTGCCTGTGTCCATGGCGAACCCTCTACATCCTAACCTGCCGGCGACCACCACCATGCCATCTTCCTTGCCTCTCGGGCCGGGGCTCGGATCCGCCGCAGCCCAAAGCCCTGCCATTGTGGCAGCTGTTCAGGGCAACCTCCTGCCCAGTGCCAGCCCACTGCCAG ACCCAGGCACCCCCCTGCCTCCAGACCCCACAGCCCCGAGCCCAGGCACGGTCACCCCTGTGCCACCTCCACAGTGA